The window CTGACACCGGGCTTGAGCAGGTCGCGGTAGAACTTGACGGCCTGGGCGGTCATGAACACACCGTCGTCGGTCTTCTTCCACTCCTTGTCCCGCTCCTGGTTCCACAGGCTTTCCACCTCGTCGGAGTTCTTGGGCAGCAGCCACTTCTCCAGGGTGCCGAGATAGTGGTCGATGTAGTGCCAGGCGCAGATGAACCCATGGGCGTCGTCCGCGGAGACGTGCAGGCCTAGCCTTTTCATCCCCTGCAGGATCTGGGTGCTGAAGATGCAGGCGGCGCCGGTGGTGTACTTCTGGGAGACCGGCTCGCCCCAGGTGGCGTAGTCCCACTCGCCACTCTTCTTGTGCAACTGCCGCACCGAGGCGTGCACCAGGCGGACCTTGGTGACGGTCGCGGCGAGCGTGCCGTCGCGCAGGGCACCGGACTTGCCCATACCGAGGAACAGGCGGGAGGACTGCGACAGCCGGCGGCCCGGTCCGTTCGCTCCGCCCAGGCGGCCCGTGGAGCGCAGGGTGTAGGCGCCGGTGGGCGAGAGGTAGGTGCCGATCAGCCCGACGGTGCCCTGAAGCATGGACGCCTCACCGTGGTGATGCCCGAAGAAACCCTCCGCCGCTGCGGTATCGGCCTCGCTCCAGTCCGGCGGCGGGGCCTGCGCCTCGTGCAGGAACTGCGCGAGACGCTCGGGCAGTTGGGAGAGGTCCTGGCCGGGGCCCAAGGTGCTGATGGTGCGGAACAGCTGGTTGACTCCGTCGACTTCCCCGTTGTCGATCAGGTCGGACACCAGCATGTCGGCCGCCGGGTCACCCACCTTGCTCGCAGCCTCCAGCTCGGCTGCCACGTTGGCGGTCGTCAATGCCATGAATAGGGCTCCTTCGTCATTCGGTCAGGTGAAGGGATCCGCCCACCACGTCCCAGCACAGAACAGCAGCAGGCCTGGCACCTGTATCCCCCTGAGGCGGAACTCACCGCCACCGGACAGGTCAAGATCACCACCACAGATCCTCCCCGAGCCGACCGCACCCCGCGATGCCCCTTTCGTGTTCCTCAGGGGCGTATCCGCGCATACGGGAGCGCACAGGGATCCGTCATATGCGCCCGACTCACCCGCCTGGCAAGCATCAAGCACGCAAGGAACCGCGCCAAGAACTGAAGTTCGCCCTGGAAGGTGAGATCACTGATCACCTCGGCTATGAGAAGCACGACTCAGCCGGCCGGGGCAGTGGCAACTCCCGCAACGGGGCCGGGCCAAGACCGTGCTGACCGACGTCGGGCCGGTCGAGATCAAGGTCCCGCGTGACGCGTCGGCACGTTCGAGCCGCAGATCATCAAGAAGCGGCAGCGCCGGCTGACCGGGGTCGACGAGATGGTTCTGTCGTTGTCCGCGAAGGAGCTTACGCACGGCGAGATCGCCGCCCACCTGGCCGAGGTCTTTGAGGCCGAGGTGTCCAAACAGACCGTCAAGGAAATCGCGCGTTGATCGGCAAGAGCTTTCAGACCGTCTACCGCGAAATCAAGCGCAACGCGAAGCCGGACGGCCGCTACCACCCCTGGTGGGCCCACAACCAGGCCCTGCTGCGGCGCCACCGCCCCAAGAAAGAGAAGATCCGGGCAGGTGAGCCGCTGCGGACACTGGTGCGCGAGAAGCTCACGGAAAAGTGGTCGCCACAGCAGATCGCCCGCTACCTCGCCCGCGAACATGCTCACGACACGGCGATGCGGGCCTGCCCGGAGACGATCTACCGCGCCCTGTTCGCCGGCCTCCTCGGCCGCCGCGACGCCAACTCCGCACCGGCCGCACTCGCCGCAAAAGGCAGCGGCGGGGCGTCCCCGCAGTCAACAAGATCAAAAACATGACGCTCATCCACGAGCGTCCCTCTGAAGTCAACGACAGAGCGCTGCCCGGGCATTGGGAGGGAGATCTCATCATCGGACGCGGCCAGGGCTCCGCGGTCGGCACCCTCGTCGAGCGCACGACCGTCACCCAAGCACGGCAACGCACGGGACTGTCAAACGAGTGGCTGTGCCACTCACACGGCACGTTCCATGCAGACCAGTTGATCCCGGTCGTCCCATGACTCGGTGATGGTGAAGCCGAATCGTTCGTACAGAGCGATGGCCCCAGTCCGCCATTTCCACACCGACAGCCGCACGGTGTCTACGCCGCTTTCCGCAACATGCGCGAGCGCAGCATCGAGCAGGCCCGACGCAACGCCCCGGCCCCGGAATGCCGGGTCCGTCCAGAGCCTCTTGATCTCCAACCGCCCGTCGGCGGGGGCGGTCACCACCAGACAGCCCACCGC of the Streptomyces aurantiacus genome contains:
- a CDS encoding oxygenase MpaB family protein, producing the protein MALTTANVAAELEAASKVGDPAADMLVSDLIDNGEVDGVNQLFRTISTLGPGQDLSQLPERLAQFLHEAQAPPPDWSEADTAAAEGFFGHHHGEASMLQGTVGLIGTYLSPTGAYTLRSTGRLGGANGPGRRLSQSSRLFLGMGKSGALRDGTLAATVTKVRLVHASVRQLHKKSGEWDYATWGEPVSQKYTTGAACIFSTQILQGMKRLGLHVSADDAHGFICAWHYIDHYLGTLEKWLLPKNSDEVESLWNQERDKEWKKTDDGVFMTAQAVKFYRDLLKPGVSDAYLALTRVALTDKYADMAGLPRSPLDLAGQPLAAGHGVVSNTAGGLFGGAAKKTVGVNPYKDVIGVASKAFNEIENYALTHGQDDQPQMHQELHDGR
- a CDS encoding GNAT family N-acetyltransferase; the encoded protein is MTDQREVSIVRWPGRTLSVEDGLAALLAAYHLRTEAEKGEVVADVDGLPERYRTEISDPRIAFVDDVVLVALSGSVAVGCLVVTAPADGRLEIKRLWTDPAFRGRGVASGLLDAALAHVAESGVDTVRLSVWKWRTGAIALYERFGFTITESWDDRDQLVCMERAV